Proteins encoded in a region of the Pieris rapae chromosome 12, ilPieRapa1.1, whole genome shotgun sequence genome:
- the LOC110993718 gene encoding uncharacterized protein LOC110993718, whose product MYLLLVFFVFCIRVDGIPKDSSGSDDVTGLVTSLRNDANLDLSEDEEYEDLRAEFLAYHSALSSLASSRRSLISTPCWSHGGICINYKLCPRHLHLTEIPGCKNRLNVCCFVWNQYEVRDMRDKGIHNIAFPWSAKHDYGGEGIITVTKKKAKKKRKPTTERAVVFTL is encoded by the exons atgtatttgctTTTAGTATTCTTTGTTTTCTGCATACGAGTGGATGGGATTCCGAAGGATTCGAGTGGCAGTGATGACGTCACAGGCCTCGTGACGTCACTGAGGAATGATGCAAACTTAGACCTGTCTGAGGATGAGGAATATGAGGATCTACGTGCCGAGTTCCTAGCTTACCACTCCGCTCTATCATCGCTTGCTTCGTCACGAC GATCCCTAATCAGCACACCGTGTTGGTCACATGGAGGAATTTGTATCAATTACAAGCTCTGTCCCCGGCATCTACATCTTACAGAAATACCAGGCTGTAAGAACAGGCTGAATGTTTGCTGTTTTGTATGGAATCAGTATGAAGTTCGAGATATGAGAGATAAGGGGATCCATAATATAGCATTCCCTTGGAGCGCTAAACATGATTATGGAGGTGAAGGAATCATTACCGTAACTAAGAAGAAAGCTAAAAAGAAGAGAAAACCCACCACTGAAAGAGCAgttgtttttactttataa